DNA from Eucalyptus grandis isolate ANBG69807.140 chromosome 5, ASM1654582v1, whole genome shotgun sequence:
acttgtgacaaacggaacgtaaaatcctacattggtatactagtcaactgtcacgtgttattcaacttaataatttaacagtaaaatttaatgaaaactaacggTAAATTTGCTACAAGTGTACcgatttgaaataaatttgtcaaaagtatatcagttttgggttttaatagtcaaaaaaatagttttgggtaaatttgttacaggtgtacaagtttggagtttttcagggtattaacccatttTCAATTAAGAATCTCAGAAATAAATTATACTTTCACGTCACATGTGACATGTGACATGTGACAGTTTTTCGATAagtgatttcaaatttcaaagtcaatttagattttttgctaaaatttaaaacttatctATCAAAATCTTTGTActgtgatgtaaaaagaaaagatgaccTGTAGATAAAGGATTTGTAAAAGtcttattataatattaattagTGTATTCTATGTGATGTATGTCCAGTCTTCCAGCTGCTATTTGTCCCGGGAGTTGTTCATTCACATTTTcgcatgtgcatgataacaagataaaaagaatcgagACGGTGACGGTGACGAGCCTGGGACATCGCGAAAATAACTCTTATCGCTCGCGACCCTAGAGATGGAGTCAGGGTTGTGACAAGATAGTAATAGTATTTTCTCTTCATCATTATCTCTTGTTGAATTCTaacatatgaaattatttgCAGATGAGATGTCTACATGCATAGAGTTTGTTCGACCGGAAGAAATGTTACATTTAGGCACTTAGGTGAGAAGAAAAATGTCTAGATTCAGTCGACTAGAATTACCAGTAAACATTTGTTTCCAAGATCAAGCAAGTCTAAGTCGATAGTACATAATACATCATAATGGCGCTCATTTTCATGACTTTTGCAAAAGGAGAAATGGAGGATTGGACTGCTTAAAACGGCAGAAAAATggggttaaaaaagaaaagaaaaaagaaatggagtgCTCAAAACAGCACGACTTGCTAGATATGAATCCCACTGAAGATATCACGGAGGAGATTATGGGGGGAGAATGACATGGTGTGAGTTGATTGAGGCAATCTGATAAATTCTAGTACAGCACCGGTTATCCaatgtggtggtggtggatgatGTACAGGAAGCACTCGTGCTCTCCACGGCTGTCCCTAAAGTTTCGCATGTTCGGACAAGAACGGTTTTTTAGTTGTATATCCGCAGAGTATGGAACCAAAATTTCCACCTTACAATTAACGTAGACTTTTTGCATGCCTTATGCAGTACGGCTATCACAAGCAAGACTCTATAAATATTCATGTCCAGCGCAGGTATCTTATCATCCACTTCTTAGTATTACACTGAGAAACACACCTCAAAGGATGGGGCCcacgagaagaaaaagaaaaagaaaaagaaggtcaTCGTGAGATAAAGGCCAGAAAGGGAGAAAGAGCACTTCGCCCAATGaatagagaggaggaggagcagaagaaggggcaagaggaggaagaggagcagaagaagaaaggaggaggagcgaCTCCAAATCCTCGCCTTAGACGCCTCGCCAAgccaaatttactttaattcgCAATGTTTGGGTAAGTGCTTGCGCCCTTCATTCTCCCAATCAAAAAAGTTTTCGGAATTAAGAGTTAAATTCGGGATTAATCAAAACTTAAACTACAAAGTCTAATTTTGAAGTTGTTAAGCTAAGAAATTGTGGGTTTTGCTAGTTTAAAGTGTTATAGAGTTGTAGGACTTTACGGAACTCGATTTGAGCTTacaatttttccaaaacaaatttttgaatttgtacaCGCGTGATGGCCAATAGCAACCAACagttttttgttggtttttgctCGATTTTGGGTCAGTCAAGTTATGGGTTTTCTAGTATTTCGAAAGATATTTCTTTTAACTATAACTTCACGTGAAATAAAGTCTGGTGAAAAAAGTCATGGTGCGATCAAGTTCAACTCTCAAACTTTGCATTGCAAACGACTTTAAATAATGGCTTTGGAAGAGCGATTTACGAGTGCATTTGAGTAGTTTTGTTAACGTTTAAGCTTAGTTTGATTGAGTTATAGTTAAAGTagtgttttacttgattttaacatcattttttgtttatttgataaGATTGCGAGTTCAACGGTTTGAataatcttttttgtttaatcATAGGCATTTCCAAGTGAGTGGTAACATCTCTTTTTTGAGTTTGtaaattcatattttgaaagtaatataaattatatatatatatatatactatgAGTTAAGAAATCACACCATTGTTGCATAAAAACCAAGATCGAGCATCTACTCCTTGGTTATTTACGAATATTTTAGAAAACGTGTTATACTAAATATTGTGGAGACATGTATGTAcgcatgtatgtatgtatgtattgcTTTGCGAACTAGTTTATGAAAGGATTTCAGTGGATGAGATGAGTTTGCAaaagtattatttattttaggtTGTAAAATGTATTGTGGTTTATGAGATTGATTCTTGATTGAAATTTTGCTATTGGAAGATAATTGCTTGATGTTCAATATGACAGTGCATCCAGTTAGGGGTTTTTGGGTATGCATACCAGTTTATGATATCTTTTTGAACCAAGCCATTACCTTATAAAAAGTGGAGATCTTGCCAATGAGGAAATCTTGGTCACTTTATTACCATACGTTATGTCGTAACCACAGTAATATATTAAACAATAGATGGTTGATGGATAGACCATAGATATATGatttgagattgatcaatgaaatGGATCAtagaagtgatttttttttaatataaaaattgattaatgttCTGGACCATTGATGTTTGAATTTTGATTGTGATTAAATAAgtatttttgatttgtttaaagCTTTGTTGTAATAAGacaactcttatttgaattgaaatattatatatgagaTTGAAGTATGAGTTTCTAGTTTTGCTTTgtataaatatatgtatatattgttcgatctgcttagaTTATATGCTACTCACTAGCTTTTAGTTGTCATCCCTCCCTTTCAAATCTTTTCAGGTTCCCAAGTTAGCAGCTATCGATAGTAAAATAGTGCTATTGATCAAGACTTTTGGGAGTTGGATTTTGGGTATGGTTTAAGGCTGTGTCCTTCAATAGGAAAGATGGCCATGACATTCTCCTATTCTTGTAGGATTTTGAGGTGTGACAGCATGTCCCTCACATTTTTCATGGATACACTACAATTCTGATATCCTCTCCATTCTCTATCTAGATATTGAAATTCCAGCAAGAATTCACGTTGATTTTACAATTTAACTTGCCCATGGCCAACGATGGAGGAGGTCATCAAGTAGCCACCCAACGTGAGATCGAGCTCATGAGGCAGCAGTTATTACCTTCCATGTCAAAAGATATTGAGGCAGTattgaaattgttgaatgaaTCAGCAGGTGAAAGTAGTTGTAGCATCTTCAGAGTCCCTCAGGCACTCGTCGGAGGAATTGCCGAGGCATGCCTGCCTCGCATCGTCTCTATTGGCCCGTACCACCATGGAGAATCGCTGCAAATGTTTCAGGTGCACAAGTGGAGATACCTCCACACTATGCTGGAAAGAACTCAACCGCACGGTATCCGCCTCGAAAACCTCATTGATGTCGTGGCACCGAAAGAGAAAATTATCCGCCAGTGCTACTCGGAGAGCATTGAGAATTTCAATGGACCTGATCTTGTGAAAATGATGGTTCTCGATGGATGCTTCATCATTGAATTCCTCCGTCAAATTGCAGGATATGTACCGCCCGACAGAATCCTATTAATCAATTCCAATTCATTCGTGTTACTTTCTCTTGGACGGGACCTTTTACGACTTGAGAACCAGATCCCGTACTTTGTTCTCGAGGATTTGTTTGAAATGACGAATGTTTCAGGAAGAACCTCGTCTTTGGACAATCTTGCCTTTCGTTTCTTTAGCTGCTTCCTAGAAGGACCTGCTATTGTCAGGGAAAGACCAAAAGGAGTGCATCTACTCGATTTATTTCGTCTGAGTTTAATACCCACAGATCAACAAGATAATGCAGTAGACGAGAGTTCATCTTATCAAATGATCAAATCTGCTTCCGAGTTCCGTCGATTGGGAATCGGATTCAAGCGAAGTGAAGCCAGCACCTTTCTGGAGATCATATTTGACAGTAGACACAgaaccattggaattccaaaaataaaaatagatcatGATCTCAATTGCATCCTCCCCAATATGGTTGCTTTTGAACAGTGTCGTGGCCAAGTGGACGGGCACATAACTGCCTATGCCATGTTCATGGGATGCCTCATTCACACGGCCAATGATGTACAACTTTTACGCAACCATAAAGTCATCTCGAATCACGGCATGAGCAATGAGGATGTTGCACGCTTCTTCGGTGACCTCTGCAAGGATGTTTATTTCGATGTTAAGGGGAGTTATCTAGCGTCgcattttgcaattttaaatgAGTATCTTAAGTATGAACGGGCTTATTTTTGCTGTGCACAGCTCCTAAATGCTTTTCATGACAACCCATGGTCAGCTCTTTCAGGTCTAGCTGTTGTAGTGACACTTGTAGGCCTGATTCAAACAGTGTACACTGTGCTGCAGTACTATCACCCAAATTAGCAGCAAGCATCTAGAAACTGCATCTCCATATTGATTTCATAACATGTATTGACTATGTTTTCAGTGAATATTTTGAGTTGAAGTGATGAATAGTTATCATCAATGAAGTGATGGTGACTATTGATGATAACTAGGGGAGAACACGAAGTGGTAATCCCCTTCCACCTGTGAATCCAAAACTTACTCCGCCCTAGGCCTAGCCACTTCCAAGTTCCATAGAACTGAGGGCTAGATTGGCCAGTTCAATGGCGTTCTACAACTGATAAAACTAAAGTTacatgaccaaaaaaaaaaaaagaaaaaagaaaagaagaagaaggtaaagtAGTTCAAACCATCCTTATTTTGGTAGCCAAGCCTAACATCTCCCGCCTATGAATCTAGAACTTACTCCACCCTAGGCCTAGCCACTACCAAGTTCCATAGAATTGAGGATGGGTCGGCCAATCAAATGGCGTTCTACAACTGACAAAACCAAAGTTACACAACAACGTAAACTTGTGCAAAACCACCTTTATTTTGCTAGCCATGCTTAAcactttcgtgaaaaataaatgaaccttTCCACCCAAAAGAGCACAGTGTATCCTAGAAGTGAGAAACTTTCAAGACAAGTGTGAAGCAGCTAAGATATGTATCTCTGCCATCTTCAACCTATTCTCGAGTTGTCTCTTCCAAATACCAGAGTTATTGTCCAGTTCACCGTGCCGTAGAACCTGTTCCTCCAACTGACTACCCTCATAGGATAAGCCGAATGCCAAACCAGCCAACTCACAAATATTGGGTGTGATATCCCCTTCATGTCCTACCTTAAAAAATGATGTTTGCATAAGGGACGACTATCAATTCTGTGAATCATGGAAGAACGGGCATCTCAAAATCTAGGTACTAGGAAAGAAAGCCGTTAGTATGTCATGGTAGCATATTATGTACCCTAGACCGGCGTAAATTGATGAGCGCCTTGTAACGCTCTACAGAAGCCATGCTTCCCAAATGTCTGTACGCAAATGGGTCTCCTAGAGGTATGTCTTTCGAGCAAAATGCTTTCCCTCCATTTTGCTTCCCTATCCTACGAAACAGCTCCTTTAAGAATTTCTTCCCTTTTGGTGGCCTGTTTTAGAAATCAGCATTCATATTATTTccaaggaaagaagaaaactgATCCTTTTATGCAATGAGAAAGCGATAGTGAATGCCCACTTCCAAGTTCAAATGGAAGAATTCATGCCACATCTTGTACAAAGTAGAACAAGGAGATAAAATTAAAGACTATAGATCAAACGAAAAGCCATGATGAGACCTCTTCAAAGGAATTAGATAGCGTGAGTGAACCTAAGCTAAAGCAGGAAGCACTAGCCTCCTTGTCTGTTCAAGAAAACCCGTACAATCCCCTAGCACAAACACATCTTCCACTGAAGGTACCATCAACCATTCGTCAACCCCAATCCTGAAATGGTTGAGAGGACAAATCATTTGATTGGAAGGTGGTGGAATGCTAAAATAAGATTGTCACAGAGTTCTCATCATGAAATTGCTATTGCAGATTTAGATGACTAAGGAGAGAAGAAATCTTATTCCCTCACCTCATGCTGAGGGATTCGAGAAGATAAAGTGACTTGATAAATTCTGAGGGTCCAACACCGGTGGACTTGACTATGAGGCCGTATGGAACATCTGTACCATCATTTAGTACAATTTTCTTCGCATGCACCTCTTTCACCATGCCACTTTTAAGATGAATACCAGACTAGCAATTGAAAGCATTAAATCAGCACCAAAATGACCTGTTGGAAAAGATGACGTTAActtgagaaagaaaatcagcttacCCTTGTTAGATGATTCATCACATACTATCGTAAGCCAACATTGAAAAACGACAGAATTTCGTTTGCCTATTAAAGGGTGTACTTGTCAAATAGTGTCGTTTACATTTTTCCAAATAGATGCGAGCATCTTTATGCAAGTGTATATGAgtacctcaataagggtgacTTGGATGTAATCCTTCACATGAGGAAAATGTTCATGGACGTCTTTCATGATAAAATCGCTTAATTCACCGCTGAACTCCACCCCAGTTGGTCCACCACCAATAACAACACAGTGTAAAAggcctttcttcttttgatatATGCCTATAAGATACAGAGAAGGAATCGCTCGCCCATTGTCCATGAAGCCATAAAATCTTGCTGATCAGTAATCATTGAGAAACAGTGAGCATCTTCTTCTATTCCCGAAACTTTGGAATGTTACTCTGTAAGTGCAAATCATAAGGTAGGAGAATTGAAGTACCTAGATTTAAGAGAGCATGAAGTTCAACAAAAGCTTCTTCATGATTTCTCGGGCAAGATTCACCTCACGAAGGAAGTAGGCGTGTTCCTTAACGCCCTTTATACCAAAAGTCAAGGGCTTGGCTTCGGCTATGATGACTAGCTTGTTGTATGCGACTTTAAACCGCTAAGGCTTTTCGGGCAGTCCATCGTCGCCAATCGTTTCACAGTACACGATAGGGAATGAGATTTGGCAAAAGAGAAAACTAGAGAGGAAAAACATAATGCACTAACAAGTTACTTGACATTTCTTACTAGATATCGTCGGTTCCATCATGCTGAAGAAATGAAATTTGCCTTATCTTACGACGTAGTGTGAGCATAAAATaattgggaaaagtaccaatgcaatcctaaacttattgcattagtaccaattaagttctaaatcttttaattggacTAATCTAGTCTTAACCTTTTCATAttaatacaaattcaatcaatccGGTCAATTTTAACTAAAAGTTGCTAATGTAGACACCGGTGGTCATGTCAATGCTAAcgtaaacatttttaataattattttgaattttttctttggtATATTTCCCTTCTCCTTTTGTTGATGAGGGCCAGCCTTGTCCCTGACCATGGCTTGTGCTGggaaccaaaagaaagaagggaaagaaaaagaaagaaaaaatattaaaaaattaaaatgtcaaCATTAGCGCCGACCATGCCATAAGGATCACCAACGTCTACATCAAGAAGttttgatcaaaattggccagattgactgaatttgtatcaatttgaaaatgttaaagattaaattggtctaattgcaaggtttatgactacattaacaaatcattaaaatgtttaggattaaattggcataattgaaatgCTTATGGCTAAATTGGCAAgttgtaaaaatgtttaagactaaatcaatacaattaaaatatttagaattgaattaacaatCATACCGTATTTTTAGGTCTTTTTGGATAATTCTCCCCCAATTTGGTAGCATGAACTCATCAAACATATTGCTTAACAACTTGTTaacatttgataaaaaaaaaacgagattttttttcttttacatgtGAAAAGATGGCTTTTAGAAAAGATCAGGCAAAAACCGACCTATATATAGGGCAATAATTGCTCAAATCCCCATTAATTGGCGCTTCAGGTAATAACTCTCAAACTCTGAAAAGTTCTAGATCTCGTCCCTGAATTTCAACAACGATGCTCAATCGCCTCTAAAACTTGAAATGTTATAGATTAACAATTGAACTTCTTACTCTTGGTGCAGCCGCTTGTTTATCCATTTACGTAGTCGTTAGGTGTTACTAAAATATGGACTAATTATTCTTCTTGACGAAAATAGCCTATGCTAAATGGttaatgaagtttttttttggtcgaaaatagTAATTTCATTACTAACCTGCTAAAGGGGCATCATTAGTTGGCAAGtctaaacataaaattaaacatagaGAACGAGGAGGATTTGCAATCCAATTACTAGGAAGTGAGTTGGTCCGATGGGCTTTGGCAACCCAATCCGCAGCCTTGTTAGTATCTCGTGGTTCATAGATGATTGACACTCCACTAACTTGAGCCAAAATTTCTCTGCAATCTGCGACTATGGGCTGGGTCGGCCAAGGTGGATCCTCTAGGCCTGATAGGCTATTTATGAGTGATAGGTTATTAGATGAAATGAGCACTTGCAGATCAGTTTCTTTTAGCTTGAAGTCTTCTCCTGTTCGTGCAAGTTTTCTGTTATGTACCTAGAATGCGGCTTCTCTCAAAGCTAGGGCTTCGGCGACCCACACGGACAGAGCAAAAATGGACCTCACGAAGCCATGAAAGAGGATGTCGGCTTCGTTTCTGCATACGCCAGCAACCAATCTAGCCTTAGACGATTCGCACCAGGAGCAATCGACATTTATTTTCATCTCATTTGCTGCAAGTGGGTTCCATTTCAGCGCTGATCGTGGAGCTTCTGGTGATTTTCTTCAGCCTTTCTTCCTTCGCAAgttccatttcttgaagagtgcAGTTGTGATGCTCGTTTCTTCTTGAGCTACGATTGGATCGGGCCTTCGCCCTTCAATTTTGGATCCGCTCGTGAGGTGAGATTTTCAAAGACCCACTTATCTATGCGGGTAATTCTTTATGGAGATGTATCGGCACGAAGATTAAGGCCTGACCATATATTTTTTGTCCAATCACAGAGAATGAAGAGGTGCTCTACTGATTCCGGGGCTTGTCCACATATTTGACAGGTGGGATTGggtagcattttctttttatacaaGTTTTCCTTCATGGGGAGTGTATTGCTGCAAATATTGCATAGTAAGAAGTGAATTTTGGGAAATGTCTTAATCTTCCAGATTTCATTCCATAGCGACTTAGGAGTTTAGTAAGATGGATACGGGATATTTGTAGAGGGGATTTCAGCCTTGTTATGTAGTCTGTTGTAGCCGCTTTTCACAGTATAGGAGCCCGATCTGTTTGTTGTCCACACTAGCTTATTTGGATGTGACTTTAAGCCGATGGGAATGGCTAAAATCTCTTTAGCTACATCTTCCTTGAACAAGTTGTTCACTCGTTGAGTATTCCATTCATGTAACTCATGATCAATTAAATCAACCACCATCCTTAGTTCATCCCGATTTGCAGGGCCGAAAAGCTTTCCTGGCGGTAGCCAAGTGTCTTGTCGAATTCTTATTTTCTATCCATCCCTCGCTACCCACCTAGAATCATGTTCAATCATTTCTCTCCCCATCATTAGGCTTTGCCACCCCCCACAAAAGGCCGAAAGCCTTTGTTTGCTGACCAGAAATCGCCTCTAGGAAAATAAATGCTTTTCAAAACTTTACACCATAGTGCATCCggtgtttagataaatctccaAGCTTGCTTCCCCAGCATTGCTTTATTAAAATCcagtaaatttttaaaattgaggcCACCACAATCTTTCCTATTTTTCAGATCTTCCCACTTTTTCCGGTGTATACCTCTTCTAGCTACATtatgtttccaccaaaaggagGCTACTCACTGCTCAATGGTACGGCAAATGGATATtgggattttgaaaatagacatagcatattgaggtAAGGCTTGAATAACTATCTTGATGAGAACTTCCTTTCCCGCCTTTAAAATCAACCTCTCTTTCCATCCTTCAAGTTTCCGTTCAACTTTAGCAAGGATCCACGCaaacatttcctttttggtttgaCCCCAGTCGGATAGAATTCCTAGGTATTTACTTGTTTTATCTATGACTGGAACTCTCAATTCAGCAGCAAGATTCTGTTTTAGGCTCTGTGGGCAATCTCTCCCAGTGAAAAGCCCTAACTTATTGAGATTTATAGCTTGTCCCGACACATAGTAGTACTGGTTCAGCACATTAGCCACATTTTAAGCTTCTCTTATtgttccatttaaaaaaaaaattggcatcatcagcaaagagaAGGTATGAGAGAGTTGGGCAAGTGGAATTTAGGCAGATGCCCTTAATACTTCCATCTGTTACTGCTTTTCCCATAAGGGTAGATAGGATGTTAGCCATGATAATGAATAGATAATGGGAGAGAGGATCACCTTGTCAGATTCCTCGGGTTAGCTTAAAGACAGCTGAGGGTTCTCCATTAACTAGGATGCTAAAAGACACTGATGAAATGCAATGCTTAATCCACATAACCCATTTCTCATTAAACCCTTATCTCAGTATATAATCACATAAAAAATCCCATTCGACCCTATCATAAGCCTTCTTCATATCTAGTTTTAGAATAGCCTGATAATGACGCCTTCTCCTCTCACCCTAAGTTGATGAATCACCTCTTGGACTATGAAaatgttgtcttgaatctgatgatctcttaaaaaaaaacactttgctccatagaaataaattttggaagTCATGGTTTTAGTCTATTAGCCATTACCTTCACTATGATCTTATAATTAAAGTTGCACAGGCTGATAGGCCTAAATTGGGTGATATCTTCTGGATTTGTTACTTTAGGAATGAGAGTAATATGCGTTTTATTAAGCTCTGGATCAAAAGTACCTTGGCGAAAGAAGGATTGAACCATGGTGAAAAATGTCTTCAGGTATAATAGGCCAAtgactttgataaaaaaaaaaaaaactccatttAGCCCATATGGACCTGGTGCTTTTGTAGCCCCTAACTGAAAAACAACTTCTAAAACCTCCTCTCTTGTGACTGGTTTGACCAGGTCAGCATTTATCTCCTCATTCACCACCCCTGGACATTGGTCTAATACTGGTTAATAATTCCTTTCTCCCACCGAACTAAATAAGGATTGATAGAAGCTGTAGATACGTTGTTTAAGGGTTGAGGAATCCTTGCACCACGTCTAGTCATCGAGCCTTAGCATGGAAATTTTGTTGCATTGTCTCCTTTGAATTGTTGTAGCATGAAAGAACTTTGTGTTTTGATCTCCCTATTTTAACCATTGAATTCTGGACCTCATACACCAGTACATATCTTCTTGTCACCATAACTCTTCCATTTTCCTTACAATATTGCTGACTTCCTCTCTATTTTGCTCCCCATCAGTTCTGTTAGTCAATTCTTGGAGCTTATATTTGAGTGGAGTGAGCTGTTTTTGagcatttttaaaattcctcCTGCTCCATTTACTTAATTCATCAGCTACCCGCCTTGTTTTACCTGCtaaagtaaatttatttgtTCTATTTTCATTCCAAGCTTTCTTGACCACCTCCTCACACTCTAGATGTTCTAGCCAATATGTCTCAAATCTGGAAAGTTTATTTCTTCTCAACTCTGTTGGATTTAAAGATAACATAATTGGGCTATGGTCGGACCCTATTGTCAGAAAAGCAAAAGCCTCCGCATTTGAATAAAGGACTCTCCACTCCATATTGCAAATCGCTCTATCCAATCTCTTCTTTACTAATGGATTGCACATTcacaatcttggaatcaattgccttGAACGCATTGTTATGTGCTAAAAGAGTctatgattgccaatttaggacGACTTTAGCAACATGAgtccttttttgttttccatgttcatccacatcagtgggggcAAGTATCTTAGGAGCATGCCGAAATCTGCCTTGTGAATCAATAAATTCCTCTAGAGCAGGGAAcgaaagtttagaactttctcaaacaatagggGGAAAGTATGTCTCATGAAATATGGCAATGGAAGAACTTGGTGGTGTTTCTACTGGAGCCTCAAGTGAGTAAGAATGTTTTTTCACCCATTTTACAATTGGCTTATAGAATGGGGAAAGAGTTGGTTTTTTTCTGGGGAGGAGATGGAAGAGGTGATGATGGTGGAGTTGGTGGTACGGAGGGTGGAGCAGTGAACTctggtggtggtgttggtgcataagaaatcataaactgaaatttatcacactcaccaagagtatcaacggagcgATCTCCGTTCAAGTACCCTTGGTAGATAGTATCCTTTGGCTTCTTGTGCTTCCGTCTAGGTTTTGCAAATGGGTCTACCTCATTGAG
Protein-coding regions in this window:
- the LOC104447274 gene encoding UPF0481 protein At3g47200, encoding MANDGGGHQVATQREIELMRQQLLPSMSKDIEAVLKLLNESAGESSCSIFRVPQALVGGIAEACLPRIVSIGPYHHGESLQMFQVHKWRYLHTMLERTQPHGIRLENLIDVVAPKEKIIRQCYSESIENFNGPDLVKMMVLDGCFIIEFLRQIAGYVPPDRILLINSNSFVLLSLGRDLLRLENQIPYFVLEDLFEMTNVSGRTSSLDNLAFRFFSCFLEGPAIVRERPKGVHLLDLFRLSLIPTDQQDNAVDESSSYQMIKSASEFRRLGIGFKRSEASTFLEIIFDSRHRTIGIPKIKIDHDLNCILPNMVAFEQCRGQVDGHITAYAMFMGCLIHTANDVQLLRNHKVISNHGMSNEDVARFFGDLCKDVYFDVKGSYLASHFAILNEYLKYERAYFCCAQLLNAFHDNPWSALSGLAVVVTLVGLIQTVYTVLQYYHPN